The DNA region CTTGCGGTCATGGTGCTGCGTGCTGTTGAGCAGAGTCTCGATGCGAGGCTGAGTGTAGCTCCAAGCACCAGCGTTGAGAGGCTCCTCCTGCGCCCAGACGATGGTCTTGGCGTTAGGGTACTGGTCGAGGTTCTCGCGGAGCTGCTCccaggggaaggggtggagcTGCTCGATGCGGGTGATGGCAACGTTGTCGATCTTGTTGTCGGCGCGGTACTTGTGAAGACCGGCATAGACCTGGCCAGAGCAGAGGATGACGCGGTCAATCTCCTCGGGAGCCTTGATCTCGCCAGACTGGTGGGCTGGGTCGGGGATGATCCACTGGAACTGGGTCTCGCCAATGAACTCCTCAATGTTGGAGCGGGCGAGAGGATGACGGAGGAGAGccttggagaagaagaggatgagggctGGACGGAAAGGTTAGCACGGATGGCCATGCAAGACGGACGGAACGGACAGGGTTCAACTTACGCTTTCGGAATTGCCGGTTCATCTGGCGACGGAGAATGTGGAACAAGTTGGCGGGGGTGGTCATGTAGGCAACCTGCATGTTGCAGTCCTGGTGCTGGCGgtcgagcttctcggccgAGGGGTAGAGGCGAGGATCCTCGTTGCAGAGCTGGAGGAAACGCTCGAGACGGCCGGAAGAGTGCTCAGGACCCTGACCATCGTAACCGTGGGGCAGGGACACGACAAGGCCGGTACGTTGCATCCACTTGGTCTCACCAGAGGCGATGAACTGATCAAAGACGACCTGGGCGTTGTTGGCGAAATCACCGAACTGCGCCTCCCACATGACGAAACCGTTAGGGTCGGTCAGAGAGTAACCGTACTCAAAGCCAAGAGCACCGTACTCGCTCAGAgaggagttggagatgaCAAACTTGCCCTGGTCCTTGCCGACATGCTGGAGAGGGGTGAAGATGTCCTCAGTCTCCTGGTCATGGAAGACGGCATGACGCTGGGAGAAGGTGCCACGCTCAACATCCTGGCCAGAAATGCGGACGTGCTTGCCCTCCGTGACAAGAGTACCGAAAGCCAAAGCCTCAGCAGTAGACCAGTCGATATTCTTACCCTCGACGACCGATTTGGTGCGGTTGGCAAGGATACGCTTCAGGTTGCGGTGGACGTTGAAGCCCTCAGGGGCAGTGCCGATGACGGTACCAATGTGCTCCAGAGTCTGACGGTCAACACCAGTGGGGTTGTGAGGAAGGACCTCAGTGGCAAGCTCCTTGGGAGACTTGAAGTTGTTCCAGGCACTGGTGGTCCACTCCTTGGAGGTAGGCTGGTAGTCCTTGGACTTGGCGAAGCTCTCCTCCAACATGCCCCACACCCACTGCTTGTGCTCCTCTACATCCTCCTTGGTGAAAGTGCCCTCCTTCAGGAGCTGGTCAACGTAGATCTCGATCTGGGGGTTCTTCTCCTGGATACGCTTGTACATCAGGGGCTGGGTGAAGGATGGCTGGTCGGTCTCGTTGTGGCCGTGCTTGCGGTAGCAGACGAGATCGATAACGACGTCCTGCTTGAACTCAGCACGCCAGTCGGCAGCGAGCTGGCAGACGAAGTTGACGGACTCGACGTCATCGGCGTTGACGTGGAAGACAGGGGCGTCGATGGCCTTGGCGATATCAGTGCAGTAAGCGGTCGAACGGGAGAAGCGGGGATCGGTGGTGAAACCAATCTGGTTGTTGACCACCAAGTGGATGGTGCCGCCGGTCGAGAAAGCGGGAAGCTGGTGGAAGCCCAAGCACTCGTAAACGACACCCTGGCCGGCAACAGCGGCATCACCGTGAAGGAGGACGGCCATGGCGCTCTTGTGCTGGACCTCATCGTTGTTATAGTGCTGGATGGCACGAACCTTGCCAAGGACAACGGGGTCCTCAGCCTCCAaatgggaggggttggcAACCAGAGACAGCTGCACACGCTTTCCGGAAGGAGTGGGACGCTCAAAGTTCATGCCCAAATGGTACTTGACGTCACCGGAACCCTcgtcctcaccaccggcagTGCCGGCGAATTCGCTGAAGATAGACTCGTTGGGCTTGCGGACGACGTTGGAGAGAACGTTGAGACGACCACGATGGGGCATACCAATGACAATGTCCTTGACGCCATAATCGACGCTGCGGTCAATCAGGGCCTTCATGCCGGGAACCAGGGTCTCGCAACCCTCCAGACCGAATCTCTTGTCGTTGGGGTACTTGGTGGCCAGGAAGGCCTCGAAGCTGGAGGACCAGATGAGACGGTCGAGGATGCGGCGCTTCTCGTCGATGGAGTACTTGAAGGGCTGGGGAACCTCGAGGCGCTCGCGGAGCCAGTCGCACTTTTCTCTGTCGGGAATGTGGATGAACTCGACACCGTAGGAACCGCAGTAGATCTGCTCGCAAGCAGCCACAATCTCACGGAGGGTCATCTTCTCGCGGCCATCCCGCTTGAAGCGGGGCAAGATACCGGGGCCAAGAGTGTATTCGGTATCCAGGTCCTTCTCAGTGAATTGGTAGTAGT from Podospora pseudopauciseta strain CBS 411.78 chromosome 6, whole genome shotgun sequence includes:
- the KGD1 gene encoding 2-oxoglutarate dehydrogenase E1 component (BUSCO:EOG09260AZA; EggNog:ENOG503NV83; COG:C), with the translated sequence MLRTSFRALQGAASTSSRCFSTATVTARASLKLSASRRPLAVAAQKRFDSALHNPPDAADNFLSGNTANYIDEMYLQWKKDPQSVHISWQVYFKNMESGDMPISRAFTPPPSLVPSSNQTVVNLAAGAGVGIGEGTDVTNHLKVQLLVRAYQARGHHKAKIDPLGIRNANKSGFGNIRPKELELDYYQFTEKDLDTEYTLGPGILPRFKRDGREKMTLREIVAACEQIYCGSYGVEFIHIPDREKCDWLRERLEVPQPFKYSIDEKRRILDRLIWSSSFEAFLATKYPNDKRFGLEGCETLVPGMKALIDRSVDYGVKDIVIGMPHRGRLNVLSNVVRKPNESIFSEFAGTAGGEDEGSGDVKYHLGMNFERPTPSGKRVQLSLVANPSHLEAEDPVVLGKVRAIQHYNNDEVQHKSAMAVLLHGDAAVAGQGVVYECLGFHQLPAFSTGGTIHLVVNNQIGFTTDPRFSRSTAYCTDIAKAIDAPVFHVNADDVESVNFVCQLAADWRAEFKQDVVIDLVCYRKHGHNETDQPSFTQPLMYKRIQEKNPQIEIYVDQLLKEGTFTKEDVEEHKQWVWGMLEESFAKSKDYQPTSKEWTTSAWNNFKSPKELATEVLPHNPTGVDRQTLEHIGTVIGTAPEGFNVHRNLKRILANRTKSVVEGKNIDWSTAEALAFGTLVTEGKHVRISGQDVERGTFSQRHAVFHDQETEDIFTPLQHVGKDQGKFVISNSSLSEYGALGFEYGYSLTDPNGFVMWEAQFGDFANNAQVVFDQFIASGETKWMQRTGLVVSLPHGYDGQGPEHSSGRLERFLQLCNEDPRLYPSAEKLDRQHQDCNMQVAYMTTPANLFHILRRQMNRQFRKPLILFFSKALLRHPLARSNIEEFIGETQFQWIIPDPAHQSGEIKAPEEIDRVILCSGQVYAGLHKYRADNKIDNVAITRIEQLHPFPWEQLRENLDQYPNAKTIVWAQEEPLNAGAWSYTQPRIETLLNSTQHHDRKHVMYAGRNPSASVATGLKSSHTKEEQDLLESAFTVTQDKLKGE